The Kosakonia sacchari SP1 genome includes a window with the following:
- the rcsA gene encoding transcriptional regulator RcsA, protein MSTIIMDLCSYTRLGLTGYLTSRGVKKRDINDIQTVDELESACATLQPTVVFINEDCFIHDPSSSQHIKQVINQHPRTLFIVFMAIANIHFDEYLLVRKNLLISSKSIKPESLDNILGDCLNKEKKSVGTINLPTLSLSRTESSMLKMWMSGQDTIQISDQMNIKAKTVSSHKGNIKRKIKTHNKQVIYHVVRLTDNVTTGIFVNMR, encoded by the coding sequence ATGTCAACGATTATTATGGATTTATGCAGTTATACCCGGTTGGGATTAACAGGGTATCTGACAAGCCGGGGGGTTAAAAAGCGAGATATCAACGACATCCAGACAGTTGATGAACTCGAATCAGCTTGCGCCACACTTCAGCCAACCGTGGTGTTTATTAATGAGGACTGCTTTATTCATGACCCAAGCAGCAGTCAACATATAAAGCAAGTCATTAATCAGCATCCCCGTACACTTTTTATTGTGTTTATGGCTATCGCCAATATCCACTTTGACGAATATCTTTTGGTTCGCAAAAACTTATTGATTAGTTCTAAATCAATCAAGCCTGAGTCGCTGGATAATATTCTGGGAGATTGTCTCAACAAAGAGAAAAAAAGCGTTGGGACCATTAACTTACCAACACTTTCACTAAGTCGTACCGAGTCCAGCATGTTGAAAATGTGGATGTCCGGGCAGGATACGATTCAAATCTCCGATCAGATGAATATTAAAGCGAAAACAGTATCATCACATAAGGGTAATATTAAAAGAAAAATTAAAACGCATAATAAACAGGTTATCTATCATGTAGTGCGGCTAACAGATAATGTTACCACGGGTATATTTGTTAATATGCGTTGA
- the fliR gene encoding flagellar biosynthetic protein FliR, translating into MLNVTSDQWLHWISMYFWPLLRVMALIMTAPILSESRIPRRIKVGLGIVITIVIAPTLPPTPDVPVFAPAALWLALQQILIGVALGFTMQFAFATIRTAGELIGLQMGLSFATFVDPTSHLNMPVLARILDMLALLLFLTFNGHLWLISMLVDTFHTLPIGGNPVNSNAYLALTRAAGMIFLNGLMLALPVITLLLTINLSLGLLNRMAPQLSVFVIGFPVTLSVGILLMAAMMPLIAPYCERLFSEIFNLLADIVSELPQNSNP; encoded by the coding sequence ATGTTGAACGTCACCAGCGATCAGTGGCTGCATTGGATCAGTATGTATTTCTGGCCGCTGCTGCGCGTGATGGCGTTAATTATGACCGCGCCGATCCTCAGCGAATCGCGTATTCCGCGCCGGATAAAAGTGGGGCTGGGGATTGTAATTACTATTGTTATCGCCCCAACCCTGCCGCCAACGCCGGATGTTCCGGTATTCGCCCCGGCGGCACTTTGGCTGGCGCTGCAGCAGATCCTGATTGGCGTTGCGCTCGGTTTTACGATGCAGTTCGCCTTTGCGACGATTCGTACCGCCGGTGAGCTGATTGGCCTGCAAATGGGCCTCTCTTTCGCCACCTTTGTCGACCCCACCAGCCACTTAAACATGCCGGTGCTGGCGCGCATCCTCGACATGCTGGCACTGCTGTTGTTCCTCACGTTTAACGGGCATTTGTGGTTAATCTCGATGCTGGTCGACACCTTCCACACCCTGCCGATTGGCGGTAACCCGGTAAACAGCAATGCCTACCTGGCGCTCACGCGGGCAGCAGGCATGATCTTCCTCAATGGATTAATGCTGGCGTTACCGGTTATCACATTGCTGCTGACCATTAACCTTTCCCTTGGTTTACTGAACCGCATGGCACCACAATTGTCGGTGTTCGTGATTGGTTTTCCCGTTACGTTAAGCGTTGGGATTTTACTGATGGCGGCAATGATGCCGTTAATCGCTCCTTATTGTGAGCGATTATTCAGTGAGATTTTCAATCTGTTAGCTGATATTGTTAGCGAACTTCCACAGAATAGTAATCCCTGA
- the fliQ gene encoding flagellar biosynthesis protein FliQ, which yields MTPESVMMMGTEAMKVALALAAPLLLVALVTGLVISILQAATQINEMTLSFIPKIIAVFVTIVVAGPWMLNLLLDYMRTLFNNIPYIIG from the coding sequence ATGACACCAGAATCGGTCATGATGATGGGCACCGAGGCGATGAAAGTCGCTCTCGCGCTCGCTGCCCCACTGCTGCTGGTTGCGCTGGTCACAGGCCTGGTTATCAGTATTTTGCAGGCGGCGACGCAGATCAACGAAATGACGCTCTCCTTTATCCCGAAAATCATCGCCGTGTTTGTCACGATTGTGGTTGCCGGGCCGTGGATGCTGAATTTACTGCTTGATTACATGCGCACCCTGTTCAACAACATTCCTTATATCATCGGGTAA
- the fliP gene encoding flagellar type III secretion system pore protein FliP (The bacterial flagellar biogenesis protein FliP forms a type III secretion system (T3SS)-type pore required for flagellar assembly.): MRRLFSFALAGLWLVAPAAFAQLPGLISQPIAGGGQSWSLPVQTLVFITSLTFLPAILLMMTSFTRIIIVFGLLRNALGTPSAPPNQVLLGLALFLTFFIMSPVIDKIYTDAYQPFSENKISVDVALERGAQPLREFMLRQTREADLALFARLSNSPPIQGPEAVSMRILLPAYVTSELKTAFQIGFTIFIPFLIIDLVIASVLMALGMMMVPPATIALPFKLMLFVLVDGWQLLVSSLAQSFYS, from the coding sequence ATGCGCCGTTTGTTCTCTTTTGCGCTGGCCGGATTATGGCTAGTTGCCCCTGCGGCATTTGCACAACTTCCGGGTTTGATTAGCCAGCCGATTGCCGGTGGTGGCCAGAGCTGGTCGCTGCCGGTGCAGACGCTGGTATTTATTACCTCGCTTACCTTCCTGCCCGCCATTTTGCTGATGATGACCAGCTTTACCCGCATCATCATTGTCTTCGGCCTGCTGCGAAACGCGCTGGGAACACCGTCTGCACCGCCGAACCAGGTGCTGCTTGGGCTGGCGCTGTTTTTGACCTTTTTTATTATGTCGCCGGTGATCGACAAGATTTATACCGACGCCTATCAGCCGTTTAGCGAGAATAAAATCTCTGTCGATGTGGCGCTGGAACGCGGCGCGCAGCCGCTGCGCGAATTTATGCTGCGCCAGACGCGCGAAGCCGATTTGGCGCTGTTTGCCCGTCTTTCTAATAGCCCGCCGATTCAGGGGCCGGAAGCCGTATCAATGCGTATTCTGCTACCCGCTTATGTCACCAGCGAGCTGAAAACCGCATTCCAGATTGGTTTTACGATCTTTATTCCGTTCCTGATTATCGATCTGGTGATCGCCAGCGTCCTGATGGCGCTCGGGATGATGATGGTACCTCCCGCAACCATTGCCCTGCCGTTCAAACTAATGCTATTCGTGCTGGTCGATGGCTGGCAGTTACTGGTCAGCTCGCTCGCCCAGAGCTTTTACAGTTAG
- the fliO gene encoding flagellar biosynthetic protein FliO, translating to MKTQATVSQPSALSGSPLLQVSGALFGMIALILIIAWLAKRLGLGGKTASGRGLKVTASTTVGPRERVVIVDVEDARLVLGVTPTNINLLHKLPPAPAESEDVNVKNVDFQTVMKNLLKRSGRS from the coding sequence ATGAAAACACAGGCCACGGTTTCCCAACCGTCTGCCCTTTCCGGTTCGCCACTGTTGCAGGTCAGTGGCGCGCTGTTTGGCATGATCGCGTTAATTCTGATTATCGCGTGGCTCGCCAAACGCCTTGGCCTCGGCGGCAAAACCGCCAGTGGCCGGGGTTTAAAAGTGACCGCCAGCACCACGGTCGGCCCGCGCGAACGCGTGGTGATCGTGGATGTTGAAGATGCACGCCTGGTGCTGGGCGTTACGCCCACCAACATCAATCTGTTGCACAAACTTCCTCCCGCACCCGCAGAAAGTGAAGACGTGAACGTGAAAAATGTGGATTTCCAGACCGTGATGAAGAATTTGCTTAAGCGTTCCGGGAGATCCTGA
- the fliN gene encoding flagellar motor switch protein FliN produces MSDMNNPSDENSGALDDLWADALNEQKTTPATKSAADAVFQQIGGGDVGGTLQDIDLIMDIPVKLTVELGRTRMTIKELLRLTQGSVVALDGLAGEPLDILINGYLIAQGEVVVVADKYGVRITDIITPSERMRRLSR; encoded by the coding sequence ATGAGTGATATGAACAATCCGTCCGATGAGAACAGCGGAGCACTGGACGATCTGTGGGCTGACGCGTTGAACGAACAAAAAACCACTCCCGCAACGAAAAGCGCGGCCGATGCCGTGTTCCAGCAGATCGGCGGTGGTGATGTTGGCGGCACTCTCCAGGATATCGACCTGATTATGGATATCCCGGTCAAACTGACCGTGGAACTGGGTCGTACGCGTATGACAATTAAAGAGCTGCTGCGTTTGACGCAGGGTTCCGTGGTGGCACTTGACGGGCTGGCGGGCGAACCGCTTGATATCCTGATCAACGGTTATCTGATTGCTCAGGGTGAAGTGGTGGTCGTTGCGGATAAATACGGCGTACGTATCACTGATATCATCACCCCTTCCGAGCGTATGCGTCGTTTGAGCCGCTGA
- the fliM gene encoding flagellar motor switch protein FliM has protein sequence MGDSILSQAEIDALLNGDSDKSDDPQPGMGGDSDIRPYDPNTQRRVVRERLQALEIINERFARQFRMGLFNLLRRSPDITVGAIRIQPYHEFARNLPVPTNLNLIHLKPLRGTGLFVFSPSLVFIAVDNLFGGDGRFPTKVEGREFTHTEQRVINRMLKLALEAYSDAWKAIHPLDVEYVRSEMQVKFTNITTSPNDIVVNTPFHVEIGNLTGEFNICLPFSMIEPLRETLVNPPLENSRNEDQNWRDNLVRQVQHSELNLIANFADIPLRLSQILKLQPGDVLPIDKPDRIIAHVDGVPVLTSQYGTVNGQYALRVEHLINPILNSLNEEQPK, from the coding sequence ATGGGCGATAGCATTCTTTCTCAGGCCGAAATCGACGCGCTGCTCAACGGAGACAGCGATAAGAGTGATGATCCGCAACCGGGTATGGGCGGCGATAGCGATATTCGCCCCTATGACCCCAATACCCAGCGCCGCGTGGTGCGTGAGCGTCTGCAAGCGCTGGAGATCATCAACGAGCGTTTTGCGCGTCAGTTCCGTATGGGGTTGTTTAACTTGCTGCGTCGTAGCCCGGATATCACCGTCGGCGCGATCCGCATTCAACCCTATCACGAGTTTGCGCGTAACTTACCCGTTCCGACCAACCTTAACTTGATCCACCTGAAACCACTGCGCGGCACCGGCCTGTTTGTTTTCTCGCCAAGCCTGGTGTTTATCGCCGTGGATAACTTGTTCGGTGGCGACGGGCGTTTTCCAACGAAAGTGGAAGGCCGTGAATTTACGCACACTGAACAGCGCGTTATCAACCGCATGCTGAAGCTGGCGCTTGAAGCCTACAGCGATGCATGGAAGGCGATTCACCCGCTGGACGTGGAATATGTGCGTTCGGAGATGCAGGTAAAATTCACCAACATCACGACATCGCCAAACGACATTGTTGTGAATACGCCGTTCCATGTTGAAATCGGCAACCTGACGGGTGAGTTCAATATCTGCCTGCCGTTTAGCATGATTGAACCGCTGCGCGAAACGTTGGTTAACCCGCCGCTGGAAAACTCCCGTAATGAAGACCAGAACTGGCGTGACAACCTGGTGCGTCAGGTTCAGCACTCTGAACTGAATTTGATTGCCAATTTCGCGGATATTCCCCTGCGCCTGTCGCAGATACTTAAGCTCCAACCCGGCGATGTGCTGCCGATTGATAAACCCGATCGCATTATCGCTCATGTGGACGGCGTACCGGTGCTAACGAGCCAGTATGGTACGGTCAACGGACAATATGCGTTACGTGTAGAGCACTTGATAAACCCGATTTTGAATTCGCTGAATGAGGAACAGCCCAAATGA
- the fliL gene encoding flagellar basal body-associated protein FliL: MTDSAINKKRKRSIWIPLLVLITLAACATAGYSYWRMQQKPAANAKVEAPPPPAPVFFALDTFTVNLGDADRVLYVGITLRLKDDATRARLSEYLPEVRSRLLMLFSRQDAAQLATNEGKQNLATAIKETIATPLVPGQPKQEVTDVLYTAFILR, from the coding sequence ATGACTGACTCCGCTATTAACAAAAAACGTAAGCGCTCTATCTGGATCCCGCTGCTGGTGTTAATCACACTCGCAGCTTGCGCCACCGCTGGCTATAGTTACTGGCGTATGCAACAGAAACCTGCGGCTAACGCAAAAGTGGAAGCGCCTCCTCCGCCTGCGCCGGTTTTCTTCGCTCTCGACACCTTCACTGTAAATCTGGGCGATGCTGACCGTGTGTTGTATGTCGGTATCACACTGCGTCTGAAAGATGACGCTACGCGCGCCAGACTTAGCGAATATCTGCCGGAAGTACGCAGTCGCTTGTTGATGTTGTTCTCACGTCAGGACGCAGCACAGCTTGCAACCAACGAAGGCAAGCAGAACCTTGCTACCGCGATTAAAGAGACGATCGCAACGCCATTAGTGCCAGGACAGCCGAAGCAGGAAGTCACTGACGTTCTTTATACAGCTTTCATTTTGCGGTAA
- the fliK gene encoding flagellar hook length control protein FliK yields the protein MINLSKLLMTESDATTGVQAGKSGGDSAQDFLALLTGAMTGGQGQESDAPITLADLQAAALSGKLAKGNLAATAATGEETQAQTPAQKLAELLARQSAKSDVIASAASDADVQKLFSGLTPAAKTDVLAALSKTAKASDSENKTDLSDEELAGLSALMAMLPHQQAAQLNTTSAQPASATGGVDVAKAANRALNTSSLTADTDLPHGSAKNDSAAGTTPFHVADDAQQTAVLASSSAAVKKDNDNALQTTNTTASIAPVTTTASAAQASTPVAAPVISAPLGSHEWQQNISQHVTLFTRQGQQSAELRLHPEDLGQVQISIKLEDNQAQLQMVSAHSHVRQALEAALPMLRTSLAENGIQLGQSNISSESFAGQQQQQQASQQQQQASRSGAGDLFGTDDGDALVAPASLQSAARGNGAVDIFA from the coding sequence ATGATCAACTTGTCAAAACTGTTAATGACAGAATCCGATGCCACCACCGGTGTGCAAGCCGGCAAAAGCGGCGGCGATTCTGCACAAGATTTCCTCGCTCTGCTGACGGGTGCAATGACCGGCGGCCAGGGACAGGAGAGCGATGCGCCGATTACGCTCGCCGATCTACAAGCAGCGGCCCTGAGCGGCAAGCTGGCGAAAGGCAACCTGGCGGCAACCGCAGCCACCGGCGAAGAGACGCAGGCACAAACCCCGGCGCAAAAACTCGCAGAACTGCTGGCGCGCCAGAGCGCGAAAAGCGATGTGATTGCCTCGGCAGCAAGCGACGCCGACGTGCAAAAACTGTTTTCTGGCCTGACGCCTGCAGCGAAAACCGATGTGCTGGCCGCGTTAAGCAAAACGGCCAAAGCCAGTGACAGCGAAAACAAAACCGATTTAAGTGATGAAGAGCTGGCAGGTTTAAGCGCGCTGATGGCGATGCTGCCGCATCAACAAGCCGCACAGTTAAACACCACCAGCGCCCAACCTGCCAGTGCAACCGGCGGCGTTGATGTCGCTAAAGCAGCGAACCGCGCACTGAATACCAGTTCGCTGACGGCAGATACCGATTTACCGCACGGCAGTGCGAAAAATGATAGCGCTGCCGGTACCACGCCGTTCCATGTAGCGGATGATGCCCAGCAGACGGCGGTGCTCGCCTCCTCTTCTGCGGCGGTGAAGAAGGATAATGACAATGCGCTGCAAACCACCAATACCACTGCCAGCATCGCGCCGGTGACTACCACCGCCAGCGCTGCGCAGGCCAGCACGCCTGTCGCCGCACCGGTGATCAGCGCCCCGCTGGGCAGCCATGAGTGGCAGCAGAATATCAGCCAGCATGTCACGCTCTTTACCCGTCAGGGCCAGCAGAGCGCGGAGCTGCGTCTGCATCCGGAAGATCTGGGTCAGGTTCAGATTTCTATTAAGCTCGAAGATAACCAGGCGCAGTTGCAGATGGTGTCAGCGCACAGCCATGTACGTCAGGCACTGGAAGCGGCGCTGCCGATGCTGCGTACCTCGCTTGCAGAAAACGGTATTCAGTTGGGTCAGAGCAATATCAGCAGCGAGTCTTTTGCCGGTCAGCAGCAGCAACAGCAGGCCTCTCAACAGCAGCAACAGGCTTCACGTTCGGGCGCAGGCGATCTGTTTGGCACGGATGATGGCGACGCGTTAGTCGCCCCGGCGAGCCTGCAATCTGCGGCTCGTGGCAACGGCGCAGTCGACATCTTTGCCTAA
- the fliJ gene encoding flagellar export protein FliJ yields MTQNSALTTLKDLAEKEVDDAALKLGEMRRGCQQAEEQLKMLIEYQHEYRSSLNNNMSQGIDNQRWQNYQQFIQTLEKAIEQHRQQLAQWNEKVDSALGSWREKKQRLQAWQTLQDRQSAAALLAENRLDQKKMDEFAQRASLRKIE; encoded by the coding sequence ATGACGCAAAACAGCGCATTAACGACGCTAAAGGATTTGGCAGAGAAAGAAGTCGACGACGCCGCACTGAAACTGGGTGAGATGCGCCGCGGCTGCCAGCAAGCGGAAGAGCAATTAAAGATGCTGATTGAATATCAGCATGAGTATCGCAGCAGTCTGAATAACAACATGAGCCAGGGGATCGATAACCAACGCTGGCAGAATTATCAGCAATTTATTCAGACGCTGGAAAAAGCAATTGAGCAGCACCGTCAGCAGTTAGCGCAGTGGAATGAAAAAGTCGATAGTGCCCTGGGTAGCTGGCGTGAAAAGAAACAACGTTTACAAGCCTGGCAAACCTTGCAGGACCGACAAAGCGCCGCGGCGTTACTGGCGGAAAACCGTCTCGATCAGAAAAAAATGGATGAATTTGCACAGCGCGCGTCCCTGAGGAAAATAGAATGA
- the fliI gene encoding flagellar protein export ATPase FliI, translating into MTARLTRWLTTLDNFEVKMAQLPSVRRYGRLTRATGLVLEATGLQLPLGATCIIERQDGVETREVECEVVGFNGQRLFLMPLEEVEGILPGARVYARSVLGDGLQSGKQLPLGPALLGRVLDGGGKPLDGLPAPETGETGALVTPPFNPLQRTAIEHVLDTGVRAINALLTVGRGQRMGLFAGSGVGKSVLLGMMARYTQADVIVVGLIGERGREVKDFIENILGAEGRARSVVIAAPADVSPLLRMQGAAYATRIAEDFRDRGQHVLLIMDSLTRYAMAQREIALAIGEPPATKGYPPSVFAKLPALVERAGNGIHGGGSITAFYTVLTEGDDQQDPIADSARAILDGHIVLSRRLAEAGHYPAIDIEASISRAMTALITEQHYARVRNFKQLLSSFQRNRDLVSVGAYARGSDPMLDKAIALWPHLEAFLQQGIFERAGWEDSIQALELIFPTV; encoded by the coding sequence ATGACCGCACGTTTGACCCGCTGGCTAACGACGCTGGACAACTTTGAAGTCAAGATGGCGCAGCTGCCCTCTGTGCGCCGTTATGGTCGACTGACCCGCGCGACCGGGCTGGTGCTGGAAGCCACCGGCCTGCAATTGCCGCTGGGCGCGACCTGCATTATTGAGCGTCAGGACGGTGTCGAAACGCGCGAAGTCGAATGTGAAGTGGTTGGCTTCAACGGCCAGCGCCTGTTTTTGATGCCGCTGGAAGAAGTCGAAGGTATTTTGCCTGGCGCGCGCGTCTATGCCCGCAGCGTGTTAGGTGATGGCTTGCAAAGCGGTAAACAACTGCCGCTCGGCCCTGCTCTGCTTGGCCGCGTGCTGGATGGCGGCGGCAAGCCGCTCGATGGTCTGCCCGCACCAGAAACCGGTGAAACCGGGGCGCTGGTCACACCGCCGTTTAACCCTTTACAACGTACGGCGATTGAGCATGTGCTCGATACCGGCGTACGCGCCATTAACGCGCTGCTGACCGTCGGTCGTGGTCAGCGTATGGGCCTGTTCGCCGGTTCCGGCGTCGGTAAAAGCGTGTTGTTAGGCATGATGGCTCGTTATACCCAGGCCGACGTTATCGTCGTCGGGCTGATTGGTGAACGTGGCCGCGAAGTAAAAGATTTTATCGAGAACATCCTTGGCGCGGAAGGTCGCGCACGTTCGGTGGTGATTGCCGCCCCGGCAGATGTTTCTCCTTTATTGCGTATGCAGGGCGCTGCGTACGCGACGCGCATTGCTGAAGATTTCCGCGACCGCGGTCAGCATGTGCTTCTGATCATGGACTCCCTGACGCGTTATGCCATGGCGCAGCGTGAAATCGCGCTGGCAATTGGCGAACCGCCAGCGACGAAAGGTTATCCCCCTTCTGTCTTCGCCAAATTACCGGCGCTGGTGGAACGCGCGGGGAACGGTATTCACGGCGGCGGATCGATCACCGCGTTTTATACCGTTCTGACCGAAGGGGATGACCAGCAAGATCCGATCGCTGACTCCGCACGAGCCATTCTTGATGGGCACATTGTCTTGTCTCGCCGCCTGGCGGAAGCCGGTCACTACCCGGCCATTGACATTGAAGCCTCCATCAGCCGTGCGATGACAGCGTTAATTACGGAACAACATTACGCCAGAGTCCGGAACTTTAAACAGTTGCTGTCGAGCTTCCAACGTAACCGCGATCTGGTCAGCGTTGGCGCATATGCGCGCGGTAGCGACCCAATGCTGGATAAAGCCATTGCATTGTGGCCACACCTGGAAGCCTTCCTGCAGCAGGGCATTTTTGAACGTGCCGGGTGGGAAGATTCAATACAGGCATTAGAGCTGATCTTCCCGACAGTCTAA
- the fliH gene encoding flagellar assembly protein FliH, translating into MSNELPWKVWKPDDLALPLAAEFAPLLTKESSSADEADGEEDEISEEQKLQQQLAQIQMQAHDAGYNAGLAEGRKAGHDVGYQEGLAQGREDGLNQARQQQAPIHARMQQLVSEFQYTLDALDSVIASRLMQMALEAARQVLGQVPVVDNSALIKQIQHLIQQEPLFSGKPQLRVHPDDLQRVEEMLGATLSLHGWRLRGDPTLHPGGCKVSADEGDLDASVATRWQELCRLAAPGVV; encoded by the coding sequence ATGTCTAATGAATTGCCGTGGAAAGTCTGGAAGCCGGACGATCTGGCCCTCCCGCTGGCCGCCGAGTTCGCTCCCCTGCTGACGAAAGAGTCTTCGTCAGCGGATGAAGCGGACGGCGAAGAAGACGAGATATCAGAGGAGCAAAAGCTGCAACAGCAACTGGCGCAGATCCAGATGCAGGCGCACGACGCCGGGTATAACGCCGGTCTGGCGGAAGGCCGCAAAGCGGGACACGACGTCGGCTACCAGGAAGGTCTGGCGCAGGGGCGCGAAGATGGCCTGAACCAGGCGCGCCAGCAACAGGCGCCAATCCATGCGCGTATGCAGCAGCTGGTCAGCGAATTCCAGTACACACTGGATGCGCTGGACAGCGTTATCGCCTCGCGTCTGATGCAGATGGCGCTGGAAGCCGCGCGCCAGGTGTTAGGCCAGGTGCCGGTTGTTGATAACAGCGCGCTGATTAAGCAGATCCAGCATTTAATTCAGCAGGAGCCGCTGTTCAGCGGGAAACCGCAATTGCGCGTGCATCCGGACGATTTGCAGCGCGTGGAAGAGATGCTTGGCGCAACTCTCAGTCTGCACGGCTGGCGTTTGCGTGGCGACCCGACCCTCCATCCGGGCGGGTGCAAAGTGTCCGCCGATGAAGGCGATCTCGACGCCAGCGTAGCAACACGCTGGCAGGAACTGTGCCGTCTGGCGGCGCCGGGAGTAGTTTAA
- the fliG gene encoding flagellar motor switch protein FliG codes for MSNNLSGTDKSVILLMTIGEDRAAEVFKHLSAREVQHLSTAMASVRQISNKQLMDVLQEFENEAEQFAALNINANDYLRSVLVKALGEERASSLLEDILETRDTTSGIETLNFMEPQSAADLIRDEHPQIIATILVHLKRSQAADILALFDERMRHDVMLRIATFGGVQPAALAELTEVLNNLLDGQNLKRSKMGGVRTAAEIINLMKTQQEEAVITAVREFDGELAQKIIDEMFLFENLVDVDDRSIQRLLQEVDSESLLVALKGAEPPLREKFLRNMSQRAADILRDDLANRGPVRLSQVENEQKAILLIVRRLAETGEMVIGSGEDTYV; via the coding sequence ATGAGCAATAATCTTTCCGGAACGGACAAAAGCGTCATCCTGCTGATGACCATTGGCGAAGATCGCGCGGCTGAGGTGTTCAAACACCTCTCCGCCCGCGAAGTCCAGCACTTGAGTACCGCGATGGCCAGCGTACGTCAGATCTCCAACAAACAACTGATGGACGTGTTGCAGGAGTTCGAGAACGAAGCGGAACAATTCGCGGCGCTGAACATCAACGCCAACGACTACCTGCGTTCGGTGCTGGTGAAAGCCCTCGGCGAAGAGCGTGCCTCCAGCCTGCTGGAAGATATTCTCGAAACGCGCGATACCACCAGCGGCATCGAAACGCTCAACTTTATGGAGCCGCAGAGCGCCGCCGACCTTATCCGCGACGAACACCCGCAGATCATCGCCACTATCCTTGTGCACCTCAAACGTTCTCAGGCGGCGGATATCCTTGCGCTGTTTGACGAGCGTATGCGCCACGATGTGATGCTGCGTATTGCCACCTTCGGCGGCGTACAGCCTGCCGCACTGGCGGAGCTGACCGAAGTGCTGAACAACCTGCTCGACGGCCAGAACCTCAAGCGCAGCAAAATGGGCGGCGTGAGAACCGCAGCGGAAATCATCAACCTGATGAAAACGCAGCAGGAAGAAGCTGTTATTACCGCCGTTCGCGAGTTCGACGGCGAGCTGGCGCAAAAAATTATCGACGAGATGTTCCTGTTCGAAAACCTGGTGGATGTGGACGACCGCAGCATCCAGCGCCTGCTGCAGGAAGTGGATTCCGAATCCCTGCTGGTTGCCCTCAAAGGCGCCGAGCCACCGTTGCGCGAGAAGTTCCTGCGCAACATGTCGCAGCGTGCGGCCGACATCCTGCGCGACGACCTGGCCAACCGTGGGCCGGTGCGTCTGTCTCAGGTGGAAAACGAACAGAAAGCCATCCTGCTCATCGTTCGCCGTCTGGCGGAGACCGGCGAGATGGTAATTGGCAGCGGCGAGGATACCTATGTCTAA